In Porites lutea chromosome 1, jaPorLute2.1, whole genome shotgun sequence, a single genomic region encodes these proteins:
- the LOC140940557 gene encoding chloride intracellular channel protein 2-like: MSIGSRSELTSGYFLLVRAASDESSIAACPLTHQVRMLCKLKNIEPLIMPFNIQKKSKKFLEINSTGKVPVLVHQVNEDEALVLDDPPLIAKYLEELYPDPPIGSKSKEAIVAGSDIFQKFCALIKNQDPSKEAGMKAALLRKMEALDSLLRSTNGAFMEGDSLRFSDCSLLPKLLLVRVAAKELKGVEIPARLKGVWGYIHAGEKQSVFLETRPSNELIKEHWSRHFAAPIIEGYEKDY; this comes from the exons ATGTCCATCGGTTCACGATCTGAGCTAACATCAGGATATTTTCTACTAGTAAGG GCGGCTTCAGATGAATCTTCGATCGCAGCTTGTCCGCTGACCCATCAGGTCCGAATGCTCTGCAAGTTGAAGAATATCGAACCATTGATAATGCCTTTTAACATTCAAAAGAAATcgaaaaaattccttgaaatcAACTCCACTGGTAAAGTCCCAGTTCTTGTGCATCAAGTCAACGAGGACGAAGCACTTGTTTTAGACGACCCCCCTCTTATCGCTAAGTATTTGGAAGAGTTATATCCGGATCCGCCCATCGGGAGCAAGAGCAAGGAAGCTATTGTTGCGGGCAgtgatattttccaaaaattctgCGCCTTGATAAAAAACCAAGATCCTTCCAAAGAAGCTGGGATGAAGGCAGCGCTGTTAAGGAAAATGGAAGCGTTGGATTCGCTTCTAAGAAGTACGAATGGTGCTTTCATGGAAGGGGACTCTTTGAGATTTTCAGATTGCAGTTTGCTACCTAAACTTCTTCTTGTTCGGGTAGCTGCCAAGGAGCTCAAAGGAGTTGAAATTCCTGCGCGACTCAAAGGAGTCTGGGGATATATTCACGCTGGTGAAAAACAAAGTGTATTTCTTGAAACGCGTCCATCGAATGAGCTCATCAAGGAACACTGGTCTAGGCATTTTGCTGCGCCAATTATTGAAGGATACGAAAAAGACTATTAA